From one Plantibacter flavus genomic stretch:
- a CDS encoding GNAT family N-acetyltransferase, whose translation MSPLSLQPLERPRDDDAFVEFLSAHEFPFHMQPRPTAEEARERLTSGIVDGPGAFGCWVLADGEVVGIVALEDLEDDTALIDLRLAEDARGRGIGTAILPVIVAEVFGRFPSVRKLEGQTREDNVAMRRAFRRAGWVKEAHYREGWPVAGGQPLASVAYAILRSDVQSGTTTPVPWDDEP comes from the coding sequence ATGTCACCGTTGAGCCTGCAACCGCTCGAACGCCCACGGGACGACGACGCGTTCGTCGAGTTCCTGAGCGCACACGAGTTCCCGTTCCACATGCAGCCGCGACCAACCGCGGAGGAGGCTCGCGAACGCCTGACCTCCGGCATCGTCGACGGGCCCGGTGCCTTCGGATGTTGGGTACTCGCAGACGGCGAGGTGGTGGGAATCGTCGCCCTCGAGGACCTCGAGGACGACACGGCGTTGATCGACCTGCGGCTCGCCGAAGACGCGCGAGGACGCGGGATCGGAACGGCGATCCTGCCGGTCATCGTCGCCGAGGTCTTCGGGCGGTTCCCGTCCGTCCGGAAGCTCGAGGGGCAGACCCGCGAGGACAACGTCGCCATGCGTCGCGCCTTCCGTCGGGCCGGCTGGGTGAAGGAGGCCCACTACCGCGAGGGCTGGCCAGTGGCCGGCGGCCAGCCACTCGCATCGGTCGCCTACGCGATCCTCCGGAGCGACGTGCAGTCGGGCACGACGACGCCGGTCCCCTGGGACGACGAGCCGTGA
- a CDS encoding helix-turn-helix transcriptional regulator: protein MSLPTTSPTMIGRASDLRALQGVFDAVATGESRSVVLSGEAGIGKTRLLTEFTRSVRSSALVITGQCVDLGDVAAPYAPVLGLMKDLVAQRGRDAVLEAAGPGKASLATLLPSLGPDAQDHRDGGVGRLHETVAVLLEALSRQQPVVVAIEDVHWADGATLSLLAFLVRVLSDARVMVVLTFRSEDVSRGHPLRGFLAELDRTRRVERHTLERLSRSDVLRQAIAIRGSSLDTVSIDSVYARSEGVPFFVEELLGLDVDRDGDGDELPDTLRELLLARYERLAPATQQLLRVISAGGVCVEHTLLERVFTGGPDALDTGVREAIGSNVLVADATTYEFRHALVREAIHDDLLPGERSRFHAGFAEALEAGFGGEPVAAAVSHHWMLARDFGRAFPATVRAMEQAHAAYAYSTEAQLGERLLEIWDQVPDAAALVGRSRSELMRRTASALRNAGWTDRAIAMVDEVLATPEERDDLDQAKLLRDKAFYLANLGRPGSVDLLEEALDRVPPGTPGDLRGVLLTSLGARHMIIGRLERAIEYADEAAREAVRTGSARNASVAANIGGIARIHHGELESGSRMLATAETLADGDGSALLRYRVNASDMANLLGSYEEALASALEGVARAKELGVERSSGLILSSNAVDPLVALGRWDEAEERVHRALALQPPLAFSVYLRQSLILLTLWRGDAESAATLYRRWRKGMLSLSGLEVQTRFGVARVVMQVGLAAGDLAGAWSPAGVGVFEAPDHRPMPAYDLPALADAARVLARVRVALAAGTLDVESGPFAGVDDDRLRQLEERWRALLAEERFWPTAPLWSALVDAELGGPDGTGNDVGAWEAARAMAEHPFAPAALAPYAALRLAEARVAAGDRPAAQDTLVIAVAEATTLGAGLVLDGARALAERASLNLDGRPRARGASGSIELTARERQVLQLIAEGLSNRQIGERLFISAKTASVHVSAILRKLGAATRTEAAMIAGGSGLLAANAGRTDRP, encoded by the coding sequence GTGAGCCTGCCCACCACCAGCCCGACGATGATCGGGCGCGCCTCCGATCTTCGAGCGCTCCAGGGCGTGTTCGACGCCGTCGCCACGGGCGAGTCACGCAGTGTGGTCCTGAGCGGCGAGGCCGGCATCGGCAAGACGCGCCTGCTCACCGAGTTCACGCGGTCGGTCCGGTCGTCGGCACTCGTCATCACGGGCCAGTGCGTGGACCTCGGTGACGTCGCCGCGCCCTATGCACCGGTCCTCGGCCTCATGAAGGACCTCGTCGCGCAGCGCGGGCGCGACGCGGTGCTGGAGGCTGCGGGTCCGGGCAAAGCCTCCCTCGCGACGCTGCTGCCATCGCTCGGCCCCGACGCGCAGGACCACCGGGACGGCGGCGTCGGGCGGCTCCACGAGACCGTCGCGGTGCTCCTCGAGGCGCTGTCACGTCAGCAGCCCGTCGTCGTCGCCATCGAGGACGTCCACTGGGCCGACGGTGCGACCCTCAGCCTGCTGGCCTTCCTCGTGCGCGTGCTCTCCGATGCCCGCGTGATGGTCGTGCTCACCTTCCGAAGCGAGGACGTCTCCCGCGGGCACCCCCTGCGCGGCTTCCTCGCCGAGCTCGATCGCACGAGGCGCGTCGAGCGGCACACCCTCGAACGGTTGAGCCGCAGCGACGTGCTCCGCCAGGCGATCGCGATCCGCGGAAGTTCCCTCGACACGGTCTCGATCGACAGCGTGTACGCACGGAGCGAGGGCGTTCCGTTCTTCGTCGAGGAACTCCTCGGACTGGACGTGGACCGGGACGGCGATGGCGACGAACTCCCCGACACCCTGCGCGAGCTCCTGCTGGCGCGCTACGAGCGGCTCGCGCCCGCGACCCAACAGCTGCTGCGCGTGATCTCGGCCGGTGGTGTCTGTGTCGAGCACACCCTCCTGGAGCGGGTGTTCACAGGCGGCCCCGACGCCCTCGACACCGGTGTGCGGGAGGCGATCGGGTCGAACGTCCTCGTCGCGGACGCGACCACGTACGAGTTCCGACACGCACTGGTCCGGGAGGCGATCCACGACGACCTGCTGCCCGGCGAACGGAGCCGGTTCCATGCGGGGTTCGCCGAGGCGCTGGAGGCAGGCTTCGGTGGTGAGCCGGTCGCTGCCGCGGTGTCGCACCACTGGATGCTCGCCCGCGACTTCGGACGGGCCTTCCCCGCGACCGTCCGCGCCATGGAGCAGGCTCACGCTGCATACGCGTACAGCACGGAGGCGCAGCTCGGCGAGCGTCTCCTGGAGATCTGGGACCAGGTGCCCGACGCCGCGGCACTCGTCGGGCGCTCGCGTTCGGAACTCATGCGACGGACGGCGAGCGCCTTACGGAACGCCGGGTGGACGGACCGGGCGATCGCCATGGTCGACGAGGTGCTCGCGACGCCGGAGGAACGCGACGACCTCGACCAGGCCAAGCTCCTCCGTGACAAGGCGTTCTACCTCGCCAACCTCGGGCGACCGGGCTCGGTGGACCTCCTCGAAGAGGCGCTCGACCGGGTCCCACCGGGCACCCCCGGCGACCTGCGCGGTGTGCTGCTGACGAGCCTCGGCGCACGGCACATGATCATCGGGCGGCTGGAACGGGCGATCGAGTACGCCGACGAGGCCGCCCGGGAGGCCGTCCGCACCGGTTCGGCACGGAACGCCTCGGTCGCGGCGAACATCGGTGGGATCGCGCGCATCCACCACGGCGAACTGGAGAGCGGCAGCAGGATGCTCGCGACCGCTGAGACGCTGGCTGACGGCGACGGCAGCGCCCTCCTCCGGTACCGGGTGAACGCGTCCGACATGGCGAACCTGCTCGGTTCCTACGAGGAAGCGCTCGCGTCGGCATTGGAAGGCGTCGCGCGGGCGAAGGAGCTGGGCGTCGAGCGCAGTTCGGGGCTCATTTTGTCGTCGAACGCGGTCGACCCGTTGGTGGCGCTCGGTCGCTGGGACGAGGCGGAGGAACGGGTCCACCGGGCCCTGGCACTGCAGCCGCCCCTCGCCTTCTCGGTGTACCTGCGCCAGTCGCTCATCCTGCTCACGCTCTGGCGTGGCGACGCCGAGAGCGCGGCGACCCTGTACCGCCGGTGGCGGAAGGGGATGCTCTCCCTGTCCGGCCTGGAGGTGCAGACGCGGTTCGGCGTCGCCCGCGTCGTGATGCAGGTCGGGCTGGCTGCCGGCGACCTCGCCGGGGCCTGGTCGCCGGCGGGGGTCGGCGTGTTCGAGGCACCGGACCACCGCCCCATGCCGGCGTACGACCTGCCGGCGCTTGCGGACGCGGCGCGCGTCCTGGCCCGGGTCCGTGTCGCGTTGGCGGCCGGCACACTCGACGTGGAGTCCGGACCATTCGCAGGGGTCGACGACGATCGGCTCCGCCAGCTGGAGGAACGCTGGAGGGCACTGCTCGCCGAGGAGCGGTTCTGGCCGACCGCGCCACTGTGGAGCGCGCTAGTCGACGCCGAGCTCGGCGGACCGGACGGCACCGGGAACGACGTCGGCGCGTGGGAGGCGGCTCGCGCGATGGCCGAGCATCCGTTCGCACCGGCCGCGCTCGCGCCCTACGCGGCGCTCAGACTGGCAGAGGCGCGCGTGGCAGCCGGTGACCGTCCTGCCGCGCAGGACACGCTCGTCATCGCGGTCGCCGAGGCGACGACGCTCGGTGCCGGCCTCGTGCTCGACGGTGCGCGGGCGTTGGCGGAGCGAGCGTCGCTGAACCTCGACGGCCGCCCCCGAGCGCGCGGCGCCAGCGGCTCCATCGAGTTGACCGCCCGAGAGCGCCAGGTGCTGCAGCTCATCGCGGAAGGCCTGAGCAACCGTCAAATCGGCGAGCGCCTGTTCATCAGCGCGAAGACGGCGAGCGTCCACGTCTCGGCCATCCTGCGGAAGCTCGGTGCGGCGACCCGGACCGAGGCCGCGATGATCGCCGGAGGGAGCGGATTGCTCGCGGCGAACGCCGGACGCACCGACCGCCCCTGA